The following are encoded together in the Zingiber officinale cultivar Zhangliang chromosome 8A, Zo_v1.1, whole genome shotgun sequence genome:
- the LOC122009177 gene encoding protein phosphatase 2C 35-like, which translates to MGNCCARLTCFSCCCGRPPCGGRRRLRHVADTSDFYDEYFGHSFCYVRPDSACGGGGGGGGFSSSAAVAPAAASSKVHHSEETTTFRTISGASLSANPSTQLSTAALLVDPAGDCGAPASAAFESSTSFSAFALQPFPRFSGPLSGPIAGAADRGFMSGPIERGFMSGPLDHRAALFSGPVENPPSIPAQLRRSISHSFSRPRRLAAATSLLRGLTKAISRTISSTVPAERSIKPPKVPALVAEGVPIPRPDSPDSPAGNLEWAQGKAGEDRIHVVVSEEHGWLFVGIYDGFNGPDATDYLLSNLYFAVHRELKGLLWDDQEGTLSHLLSKPLAAAPVYPAEFGCCRAGEQSDTCEWQRENYNSDPEGRRKDREVNHSLVLKALSRALKKTEEDYLDVADKMISENPELALMGSCVLAMLLKGEDVYLMNVGDSRAILAQKTDSDFWTAISPAKPKLDLRKINEDIASDVEVFYGCPNLSATQLTVEHSTCIEEEVHRIKNEHPDDSSAISNDRVKGSLKVTRAFGSGFLKQPKWNNALLEMFRVDYVGSSPYITCNPFLRHHKLGPKDKFLILSSDGLYQYFTNEEAVAQLEMFIATTPEGDPAQHLVEEVLFRAAKKAGMDFHELLEIPQGDRRQYHDDISIIVISLEGQIWRSCA; encoded by the exons ATGGGAAACTGCTGCGCGAGGTTGACTTGTTTCTCCTGCTGTTGCGGCAGGCCCCCTTGCGGCGGCCGCCGCCGTCTCCGACACGTGGCAGATACCTCCGACTTCTACGATGAGTATTTTGGTCACTCGTTCTGCTACGTTCGTCCTGACTCGGCTTGCGGCGGcgggggcggcggcggcggatTCTCCTCTTCCGCCGCTGTCGCCCCTGCTGCGGCATCATCCAAGGTTCACCACTCGGAAGAGACGACCACCTTCCGTACTATATCCGGCGCGTCCTTGAGCGCAAACCCGTCCACGCAGCTCTCCACCGCAGCTCTCCTGGTGGACCCTGCAGGCGATTGCGGCGCCCCGGCCTCTGCTGCCTTCGAGAGCTCCACGTCCTTCTCCGCCTTCGCGCTCCAGCCGTTTCCCCGCTTCTCCGGGCCGCTTTCCGGCCCTATCGCCGGCGCTGCGGACAGAGGATTTATGTCCGGTCCCATCGAGCGCGGGTTCATGTCCGGGCCGCTTGATCACCGCGCCGCTCTCTTCTCCGGCCCCGTCGAAAATCCGCCTTCCATCCCCGCTCAGCTCCGCCGCAGTATCTCCCACAGCTTCTCACGACCCCGCCGCCTAGCAGCCGCCACCTCCCTTCTCCGCGGCCTCACCAAAGCCATCTCCCGTACCATATCCTCCACCGTTCCAGCCGAAAGATCCATCAAGCCGCCCAAAGTTCCCGCCTTGGTGGCTGAGGGAGTTCCAATTCCACGGCCAGATTCGCCGGATTCACCGGCAGGCAACCTGGAGTGGGCTCAGGGCAAAGCAGGGGAGGACCGAATCCATGTCGTCGTCTCGGAGGAGCACGGTTGGCTCTTCGTAGGCATCTACGACGGCTTCAACGGTCCCGACGCCACCGATTACCTCCTTTCGAATCTCTATTTCGCCGTGCACCGAGAGCTCAAGGGGCTCCTGTGGGACGACCAAGAAGGCACTCTTTCCCATCTTCTCTCCAAGCCGCTTGCCGCCGCCCCTGTTTACCCCGCGGAATTCGGATGCTGCAGAGCCGGAGAGCAGAGCGACACTTGCGAGTGGCAAAGGGAGAACTACAATTCGGACCCTGAGGGCCGGCGCAAGGATCGGGAGGTCAACCATTCTCTAGTGCTCAAGGCTCTGTCTCGTGCTCTGAAGAAGACGGAGGAAGACTACTTAGACGTCGCCGACAAGATGATCTCCGAGAACCCTGAGCTCGCGCTGATGGGATCATGCGTTCTGGCGATGCTGCTAAAGGGGGAGGACGTCTACCTGATGAACGTCGGGGACAGCCGCGCGATTTTGGCACAAAAGACGGATTCTGATTTCTGGACTGCGATTTCGCCGGCGAAGCCCAAGCTGGATCTCCGCAAGATCAACGAAGATATCGCAAGCGATGTGGAAGTATTTTACGGGTGCCCAAATTTATCAGCCACGCAACTGACCGTCGAACACAGCACTTGTATCGAAGAG GAAGTTCATAGGATCAAGAATGAGCACCCTGACGATTCCTCGGCGATCTCAAATGATCGCGTGAAAGGATCATTGAAGGTTACACGAGCCTTCGGCTCCGGCTTCCTGAAACAG CCCAAGTGGAACAATGCACTGCTCGAGATGTTCAGAGTCGACTACGTTGGATCCTCTCCATACATCACTTGCAATCCATTTCTACGCCACCATAAGCTTGGTCCCAAGGACAAGTTCTTGATACTATCCTCTGACGGACTCTACCAGTATTTTACTAACGAAGAAGCAGTCGCTCAACTAGAAATGTTCATTGCCACAACGCCTGAAGGGGATCCTGCTCAGCATCTGGTTGAAGAAGTCCTTTTTCGTGCCGCAAAGAAAGCAG GGATGGATTTCCATGAATTGCTTGAGATTCCGCAAGGCGACCGACGGCAATACCATGATGATATTTCCATCATTGTGATCTCTTTGGAAGGGCAGATATGGAGATCTTGTGCCTAA